atccAGCGCCATGTAGTATTCTGTGAAATTGCACCTCCAATTAAAGGACCCATAACAGAAGCAACCCCCCAAGTGACTCCcatacaacctgtgtaaTAAGGTCTGGTCTGTAAAGGAGTAATGTCAGCTATAACGATTGTAACTAAAGACATAATACCCCCACCGCCGATGCCCTGCACAGCACGGCATAGTACAAGCCAAAGCATATTTTGGGCAGCACCACACATGGCACTACCGAAGAGGAAAAGAACAATGGAAGTATAGAGGACAATTTTCCTACCGACTACTTCACTCATAATACCACAAAATGGAAGGATAGATGTTTCTGCCAATGAATAAGCAGTACCAATCCACGAATACGATGAACCGCCGTCGAGATTTGCTACAATAGTGGGAATAGCCGTAGTAATGACGGTTTGATCCAAGGCAGCCAAGAAAATCGACAACATAAGTCCTGGAATAACGATGTACAATCGATTGGAGGGCAACACAAGGGTGAAATCAGGagaatcatttttttcagacGAGATTTCATGGGTTGAAAACCGAGACTTTAGAGAACCGGCACCATAAATTTGATCTTGATTcttgaaagaaaaggcTTTCGAGTTTATAGACTTTATTTCGTTTGCTTCATCAAGCGCAGTTGGATACCAAGCTACTTCACTGCCTGTGGTATAGAGTTGTAAACTCTTTGGGGAGGCCAAATTACGATTTGGAGAAGTAGAAGGATTCATTATGTTTAGTAACTTTATAACACAAATACACTAGGGAAAAAAATCCGTAAGGAAGAGGGTGAATGCAGCTAGGAGAAAAAGAGATATTGctaggaaaaaaaataatattgaaGGAaagaatataaataatcaaGACAACGAATGcaattttaatgaaacaatTGAGTAAGTCTGTTACAATCAGAAAGGGGGGAAATTTTAACTAAATCACAGAATAAAAACACTACTTCCAGGATGCCTAGTTTTGGTTATGGTagagttttttttctacttGCCTGGAATGAGTACGTTTTGAGAAAACACATAGATAGGAAATTATAAGGAAGGAAAATTGACGCGGCTTTAAGTGCACATATTCttagtttaaaaataagaaaatatgCACATTAGGCCAAGTAATTACCGAGTAAGCATTTTCATGtagaaaatttgaatacGATCTTTAGAGGCAATATTTATACAGGATTTTTCTAACGATGGAGCAAAGGgagagcaaaaaaaaaaaagccgCGCTAATATCCGGAAAATAGGGACACTGAAATAAGGAGGTTCGTCGAGAAAAGTCTACAGAGTGTCTATGCataagaaaatgaaggGAAGTCGAAAAAAGCAGGCATTTAAAAACGACgagaaaatgaatgaagAGTATTCCTTTTTGAGTGAGCAAAAACGATAATGCCGTGAAGAAATGAGCAAATTTACCAAGATAAGAGGATATCGGGATAGTTGATTAATATTGATATAGATGTAATGACAGCAATGTATAGTAttataaatttgtaatcttttaaaatgtgAGGAATGTAGAAATAATCGTAAACATGTATGATATTATAAAGGGAAAATAGGGGATCGGAGTAAACAAGTAAGTGAATGAAGAGAGAGAGGGTTGACAAAATATTGCATATCAATGGAATGGTTAAGCAAACATTGAAATGAGTAAGTAAGCAATGAAATGATTaagaaaagttttaatGAGTCAAAAGAATGTTTGTGGATCAACAAGGTGCTTTTGAGGGTCGATAAAGTGCTCCTTTTAAGGATTTTGTAACAATATTACAATAACGCTTCTATATGTCTTTAGTTGTACGTCTTACAAAATCTACAGcaacgattttttttatggaTTGAAAAGTGTGCGTATGTACAGGCCTGTAATAcaactctttttttcaaagaattgCAATGTTTATTGTACATTTGACTTTTTAGTCTGACTGGCTGAAACAGCATGTCGGAATTGTTAATGGCCTTTACCTACTATTTCCCACTTTAGCGATGCTTTATTATACACTATCCTAAGATACCGAGCAAGATGCAGAAATGCAGAATTCCCTGATTAGAAGAAAGAGAAGtgatgtttttaaaaaaaaaagtgaattCTACTCacaaaccttttttttttttttttgggggTTGTAAGACTGTAGCATCATATTATTTGGAAAGATTTCATCACTCACACGGTAAGGAAGGAAGGAAGAAGGGAGGTGGGTATAGCGGAAGTAGCCACCTGCACACTTGGACGAAAGGGGATTGAGTGAGGAAAGGCCCGAATTTTCGAAGGTTTGGAATTTGTCGAATGTGCAGAGGAAAAGTGCAGCTGAATAAGCAAGGTGAATCTAGGAAGGTGGGCTAGAAGAAAGTGAAAACTAAGCAAGTGTTTTGGGTATTTAGTTTTACAAAGCAAGCTGGAGAGGTTTAGAGAGGCAGTAGGTAACTCAATAATAATGCGACCGGGGGGAGGGAggattaaaaaagatggatataataatttttactCATTTTGCGGTTCTTTTGCATATAAAGAACTTTAAACACCACGCTGTGAAAGACGAGTGACATTGATAACTGGAGTGAATGGGATTGCATCGGTCTTTAATAGATATTACGTTTTAAAGCACTACAAGCACTAGTCAAAGTTGACCATTACTGACAAGTAGCGTAGATAAACAACGTAGGTGGGAAGGGCACACTAGAGCGTATATAAGGAGAAAGAACGCATGTAAACGTTAAAGGGATATAGTGTGATGCGCTGCACAAACATTGATTAATTTATCCAACCAAAAACCACGCATGGTAGAGcgatttgtttacatttcaaGGAAGCGCTCGAATGGattgatttttgatatttgaATTATGAAACAAAAGGATCGGTTGTTTGATGAGAGTAAGATTCCGTGATTGAGGAGGTTTCTAGCTTTTCTAAGTATGGTAAACCAGCAATTCCCACTTTGCATATCCTTCGTTGGTCGGAAAGAGTGGGTGAGGGTGCCTTTTTCGTTTACGTGTGAGCGATAGATAGGGGAACGAAAGTTCGCGGACTTTTTTGTCAGCAAGTCTCGATAAGATAGCGCAGTGCAGTGTAGGCGGTATGGTGGAAGGGAGGAAGAGTGTGTGtgagagagagagagagacGGTATGAGAGAAGGATGGAAAAAATGGAGCAGGGAAAGCAGAAACATCGTTCgatttgaaacaaaaggaaaagtaTAAAGAGAGAAGAAAGTAGGAAAGTAATGAGAGTAAGAGCAGTAATAGTAACATAGGTATTGCTGGATACAATGGGATACAATGGGTAGAATGTTGATATTGTAGATGTAACTATATGTGTAAGTGTAGCTTGTCGCATAGCAAGTATAGTAAGCAGGCTGACAGAAACACAGACAGATAAATACACAAATAGACACAAAGACTATCCATCTACATCGTTTCCAACTTCAACTTCTGCAACTGCAACTCCCACTTCAATTTCAATCTCATTTTCATAATCGTTTTCTTGCATCGCCTTTGCCTTTCCCCAATCTCCCTCTCTCTTTACCCTCCTCTACCATCTTTTTCGTCGCAAAAATCCTTACTCACACACTCTCTTTCCGCCTCTTTATTTCTCCCTCCGCCTCTTTATTTCTATCAACGCTCTCGGCCCTCTATTATCGCTCTCGTCCTAAAGCGATTGACTAAGCTAAAAGTACTTTGTTCATCCACTCTATCTAGCCTGTCCAATCCGTGCTATATCTACCCCGACAACCTCCCTGACTTGtcgtttcttcttttacgCATCGCCCAATGCCTGTAAGCTGCGTCAACGATGATTAGATAGTTTTGTGTTGGACGAAAGCGCCAAACGAATCGGATTGGTTTGAGGTACAAGGCGATGAATGCTGAGTGGTGGATTCGGCTGCGAATACAAagacaaaacaaaatcgGCGTTTGCTCATTGATAATCAATGCTCCTATGGGTGGTGAGTGATGTGAGATGTTGGAATGGGCAAATCGCATTTGTTCACCCCTGCTTTTCCTAAGATTAGTTACTAAGTATGtattaaaatttccttGTATAGCGGACTTGCCAAAATGTAATCGCCGCTATTCtggaaaagaaagtagTTCTTGAGAGTGTtgaatttgtatttaataAGGCTTATTGACACGATTTCATTCCAACGAATTGCGCTTCACAAGCAAAGCAAAGCAAAGGCAACAGCAAAAgcgaaaacaaaaacaaaaaagtaaatccAAGTCAAGTCGAGTCCAGTAAAGAGTATTGTATCCTTTAGGTATAATACCCTTGTTTAATTACAATTTTCACTTGTTTAATTACACTCTTCACTTGTTTAATTACACTCTTCACTTGTTTAATTACACTTCTTCCTCTATCAAGTTAGTGTTTCGATTGCTTTCATCTGAATTGTTTGGTAGGTAAAAACAACgcctattttttttttgtcgCACCATCCAAATTACTTTGTATCAATCCCATCACTCCTCGCAGTGCTTTGTCTCGCTTTTACAGTAGGATTTTTGCGTTGTACCATATACTTCACGAAATTTTGCGCTTCATTAAATTGTCTCTCTCTCTATTGACTCTTTGTGTGTGTGTCTAGCATTTTCTGACTACTTGTAGTTGTTATCCTTTGCTATCGCGCTCTATCTAATCAgctcatttttatttatttacatccATCACTCCTTGTTGCAAGGTTAGAGATTTGACTAGTTCCATCCTTCTTCTTAATCACTGAAGTCATTTTTGTACTTGTCATTCATTCCAACTTGTTTATCTCAAGTCATTCATTTATTATCCTCCCTATAAATTGACTAGGTTGTTCCCCCCTTAACAATTCACTCATTCTTAAAACAACCCAAAGTTACTATAGTAGCGTATCCTTGACATAATCTAAATTGATTGCGtcgaaaaaagaaaacactAAAAGAGCACCTTGTCGTTTTTTTTGCCTtacaccaaaaaaaaaactctttGTATATCtctgaaagaaaaagttttgaagcaaaccttttatttcttcactttttttttacttactCTGTATTCTTTTATTCTCTCAACTCTGCCTTTTCATTAAGCGCTGTCGATAGCATACCCTCTTTGCCATATCGCTTCGTTTCACCTTGTCTACTCTTCTTCTACTAAAGGaaataaagttttttaatttttaatttgctcttttcctttctctttatttaattggCTTATTGTTCGATTCCTCTTTTGTTCAATTGTGGATTTCTTGGGGTTTCTTATTTACTAGCTGATTGTTCTTTGGTAGTTTTAGAggtaattgtttttttcctGTACGAACTTTTCTTAAAGTTTGTTGCGTTGAGATTTCCTTTCGTCCTAACTTGTAATATCTAATTCTTATTAATatcttttctcttttttttttcgttttcgtctcttcttatttttttttatctttaatttttctacAATGTCGGAATCCATCCAAGATCAAGATCACGAAAAGACTACTATTATCGAAAAGACTCGTCGCTTTGTTTTATCCATCTTTACCAAAGACTTTTGGATTGGCGATTATGATTATTCCTTTTTGCTACCTGCCATCCCTTTCACCAAACAAAAGCCAAAATCTCCCCCTTTTTTCTCGTTAAATGCCAAAGTCCCTGTCTTGTTGGCTTTGCTTTTGGGATTCCAACACGCTTTAGCCATGGTCGGCGGTGTCACTAGTCCTCCTCGTATTATTGCTGCTTCTGCCAATCTTACTACTGaacaaacaaattattTGGTCTCTGCTGGCCTCATCAGTAGTGGTATCATGACACTTATTCAAATTGCCCGGGTTCatattccaaaaacaaaatactaTATTGGTACGGGTATGCTTTCGGTGCTAGGTATTTCCTTTACTAGTGTCAGTGTTGCTCCCAAAGTTCTCTCTCAAATGTACGAAAATGGCTACTGTCCAAAAGATGAGAACGGCACAAAACTTCCCTGTCCAGATGGCTATGGTGCTTTCCTTGCAACCGCTTGCGTTTGCTCTCTCTTAGAAATCTTTATGTCTTTCATTCCTCCACGCATTTTGAAGCGTCTATTTCCTCCCATCGTTACTGGCCCCGTCGTTTTACTTATCGGTACTTCTCTCATCAGTAGTGGTCTTAATGATTGGGCCGGTGGTGAAGGCTCTTGTACTGGTCGTCCCACTGAAGCTGAAGCTCCTGGTTATTCCTTATGTCCTTCCGATACCTCTCCTCATGCTTTAGGTTGGGGTAGTGCACAATTTATTGGTCTCGGTTTTAGCGTATTCGCAACCATCATTATCATCGAGCGCTTTGGTCCTCCACTTATGAAAACTACTTCAGTTGTTTTAGGACTTGTTGTTGGTATGATTATTTCCGCTGCTACTGGTTATTGGGATCATTCTATCATTGATGCTGCTCCGGTAGTTACCTTCAATTGGGTTCATACCTTCCGTCTTCGTATCTATGGTCCTGCCGTTCTTCCAATGCTTGCACTGTACATTGTAAACATGATGGAGGCAATCGGCGATATAGGTGCCACGTCTGATGTCTCCATGCTGGAAGTAGATGGCCCTGCCTTTGATGCAAGAGTTCAGGGTGGTATTCTTGGTGATGGCCTAGCTTCACTTATCGCTTCTCTTATGACTACTACACCACTGACTACTTTCGCTCAAAACAACGGTGTCATCAGTTTGACAAAGTGTGCAAACCGTCGTGCTGGATTCTTTTGTGCGGtaatcttattttttatggGTTTGTTCGCTAAGTTTGCTGCTGTCTTTGTTGCCATTCCGTCTCCTGTCTTAGGTGGAATGACCAcatttctcttttcatCTGTTGCTGTCTCTGGTATTGCTATTATCTCCCAAATTCCCTTTAATCGTCGTAATAGGTTTATTTTAACTGCCTCCATGACTTTGGGTATGGGTGCTATTTTGGTCCCAGATTGGTTTActtatttctttgaatacAGCGGACCAAATAAGGCTCTTGTTGGATTTCTGGACGCCATTACCCTTGTGATGGAGAATGGTTTTGCCATCGGAGCCTTTATCTCCATTTTCCTGAACTTAATTTTGCCTTACGAGTTTGACCCTGATTTGACAAATGACAGTCCTGGTCTTTCCACTACGAATGGTGTTAACAATGGCATTGTTGAAGTCCGTGGTATAGATCCCAACGATTCTCTTTCCAATACGGACACGGAATATGCTaacgaaaataaaaaagatgaagttGATGTTGATAAGgttgtttaaatttttttatgttttacATGATTATCCTTATAAGAAGAACAATGAAAGCAATGCTTTCATTGTTTCTATAAATGCCTTATTCCTAAATTTGCCGCTTTGTTTGTTTCCgatttcatttcttttcgttgttgcattttatttaatggcttacatattttgtttaataatatttacatGTGTTAATTGGTTGTTAGGTTTTTCATCTATGTATACATTCACATCAAAATTTGATCAGTATAATGTGCTGATAGCTTgtttatatatttcatttcaataataaaaatctttacTTAGATGCTTGTATTACTCCGTTTATAAACCATGTATTTTCCGACTAGTGAATTTAGTTGGATtgatataaataattaaaagcGATAATATTTGTATATTGTTATAGAAGAAACCCAAAAATCGTAGTATGAAATTTGCagtattttatttgctaAGAGGAAATTAAGCAGTTAAAGAAGCGAGGTTTTCTTTCAAGCGTGAATCCGTGTAACgttgatttatttacttaCTTGAGAATACTGACTTTAAAGCAGCTTGCTGTGTTAAGCTTCCAATGTTTACAAAAGACACATTTCAGCATCCGTTGGGTATATACTATGAAATAAAACGTTCGACGTGGGTTATAAAGCAATGTATGTTGCATTGAATGATCTTTCTAATTGCAGCACCCTTGTTgataaataagaaaaagaaatctaaTTATAATCTTAACTAAAAATGTGAACTGCGAAAATTCTTGCTACGATAGCATTAATCGGTTAGCACATTTTATAGCGAAAATGTATCGTATTGTAGTTGGG
This portion of the Schizosaccharomyces pombe strain 972h- genome assembly, chromosome: I genome encodes:
- a CDS encoding transporter; translation: MSESIQDQDHEKTTIIEKTRRFVLSIFTKDFWIGDYDYSFLLPAIPFTKQKPKSPPFFSLNAKVPVLLALLLGFQHALAMVGGVTSPPRIIAASANLTTEQTNYLVSAGLISSGIMTLIQIARVHIPKTKYYIGTGMLSVLGISFTSVSVAPKVLSQMYENGYCPKDENGTKLPCPDGYGAFLATACVCSLLEIFMSFIPPRILKRLFPPIVTGPVVLLIGTSLISSGLNDWAGGEGSCTGRPTEAEAPGYSLCPSDTSPHALGWGSAQFIGLGFSVFATIIIIERFGPPLMKTTSVVLGLVVGMIISAATGYWDHSIIDAAPVVTFNWVHTFRLRIYGPAVLPMLALYIVNMMEAIGDIGATSDVSMLEVDGPAFDARVQGGILGDGLASLIASLMTTTPLTTFAQNNGVISLTKCANRRAGFFCAVILFFMGLFAKFAAVFVAIPSPVLGGMTTFLFSSVAVSGIAIISQIPFNRRNRFILTASMTLGMGAILVPDWFTYFFEYSGPNKALVGFLDAITLVMENGFAIGAFISIFLNLILPYEFDPDLTNDSPGLSTTNGVNNGIVEVRGIDPNDSLSNTDTEYANENKKDEVDVDKVV